The Roseovarius indicus genome has a segment encoding these proteins:
- a CDS encoding helix-turn-helix transcriptional regulator gives MNVAPPTRLERILNCLERASDPGDLQSVIVELRGHFRIDHLVYHWVSADGDQYGCGTYPPEWVSRYLQKDYLRIDPVVLGCYQRFHPVEWKRLDWSGKAVRAFAEDARAHGIGAQGFSVPLRGPNGQFALFTANHDCDDDTWRDFTQSHCRELILIAHDFNRKALEFEPKRAEAGNTLSLSPREVDALTLLALGYGRAQVAETLSISEHTLRVYIESARFKLGAINTVHAVARALSRGLIFV, from the coding sequence ATGAACGTGGCACCGCCGACGAGACTGGAAAGGATCTTGAACTGCTTGGAGCGGGCGTCTGACCCCGGCGACCTGCAGTCTGTCATCGTCGAACTGCGCGGCCATTTCCGCATCGATCATCTCGTCTATCACTGGGTCAGCGCCGATGGCGACCAATACGGATGCGGCACCTATCCACCGGAATGGGTAAGCCGCTATCTGCAGAAGGACTATCTGCGCATCGACCCGGTGGTCCTTGGCTGTTACCAGCGGTTTCACCCGGTCGAATGGAAACGGCTCGATTGGTCCGGCAAGGCGGTGCGTGCCTTTGCCGAGGATGCACGCGCCCATGGTATCGGGGCCCAGGGCTTTTCCGTGCCGCTTCGGGGGCCGAACGGACAGTTCGCGCTCTTCACCGCCAACCACGATTGCGATGACGATACGTGGCGCGATTTCACCCAAAGCCATTGCCGTGAACTGATCCTGATCGCGCACGACTTCAACCGCAAGGCGCTCGAATTCGAGCCCAAACGGGCAGAGGCGGGCAACACCCTGTCGCTCAGCCCGCGGGAGGTCGATGCCCTGACCCTCCTGGCTTTGGGCTATGGCCGGGCGCAGGTCGCTGAAACCCTGTCGATTTCCGAGCATACGCTGCGGGTCTATATTGAAAGCGCCCGGTTCAAACTGGGCGCGATCAACACGGTTCACGCGGTGGCCCGCGCGCTCAGCCGTGGGCTGATCTTCGTCTAG
- the ccrA gene encoding crotonyl-CoA carboxylase/reductase: MALDTETGIAPYDAPEKDLYEVGEMPPLGYVPKQMYAWAIRRERHGEPDKSFQVEVVDTWEIDSHEVLVLVMAAGVNYNGVWAGLGQPISPFDVHGQDYHIAGSDASGIVWKVGDKVKNWKVGDEVVIHCNQDDGDDEDCNGGDPMLSPTQRIWGYETGDGSFAQFTKVQAQQLMPRPKHLTWEESACYTLTLATAYRMLFGHHPHELKPGQNVLVWGASGGLGSYAIQLANTAGANAIGVISDEDKREFVMSMGAKGVINRKDFDCWGQLPIVNSPEYGAWLKEARKFGKAIWDITGKGVNVDMVFEHPGEATFPVSTLVVKKGGMVVICAGTSGFNTTFDVRYMWMHQKRLQGSHFAHLKQAASANRLMIERRLDPCMSEVFPWDEIPQAHMKMKRNEHKPGNMAVLVQAPKTGLRTVEDVLEAGK; this comes from the coding sequence ATGGCTCTGGACACCGAGACCGGCATCGCGCCCTACGACGCGCCCGAGAAGGATCTCTATGAAGTGGGCGAAATGCCCCCGCTGGGTTACGTGCCCAAGCAGATGTACGCATGGGCCATCCGGCGCGAGCGCCACGGCGAGCCGGACAAGTCGTTCCAGGTTGAAGTCGTCGATACCTGGGAAATCGACAGCCACGAGGTGCTGGTTCTGGTGATGGCCGCTGGCGTCAACTACAACGGGGTCTGGGCGGGTCTCGGCCAGCCGATCAGCCCGTTCGACGTGCACGGCCAAGACTACCACATCGCCGGCTCCGACGCCTCTGGCATCGTCTGGAAGGTCGGCGACAAGGTGAAGAACTGGAAAGTGGGCGACGAGGTCGTGATCCACTGCAACCAGGACGACGGCGACGACGAGGATTGCAACGGCGGCGACCCGATGCTCTCGCCCACCCAGCGAATCTGGGGCTACGAGACCGGTGACGGCTCTTTCGCGCAGTTCACCAAGGTGCAGGCGCAGCAGCTTATGCCGCGGCCAAAGCACCTGACATGGGAGGAAAGCGCCTGCTACACGCTGACGCTGGCCACCGCCTACCGGATGCTCTTCGGCCACCACCCGCATGAGCTGAAGCCGGGTCAGAACGTGCTGGTCTGGGGCGCCTCGGGGGGCCTCGGCTCCTACGCGATCCAGCTGGCCAACACGGCAGGCGCCAACGCGATCGGCGTGATCTCCGACGAGGACAAGCGCGAGTTTGTCATGTCGATGGGCGCCAAGGGCGTCATCAACCGCAAGGATTTCGATTGCTGGGGTCAGCTTCCCATCGTCAACAGCCCGGAATACGGCGCTTGGCTGAAAGAGGCGCGCAAGTTCGGCAAGGCGATCTGGGACATTACCGGCAAAGGCGTGAACGTCGACATGGTCTTCGAACACCCCGGCGAGGCGACCTTCCCGGTGTCGACGCTGGTGGTGAAGAAGGGCGGCATGGTGGTGATCTGTGCCGGGACCAGCGGCTTCAACACCACGTTCGACGTGCGCTACATGTGGATGCACCAGAAGCGCCTGCAGGGCAGCCACTTCGCCCACCTGAAACAGGCCGCCTCGGCCAACCGTCTGATGATCGAGCGCCGGCTTGATCCGTGCATGTCCGAAGTGTTCCCGTGGGATGAAATCCCCCAGGCGCACATGAAGATGAAGCGCAACGAGCACAAACCGGGCAACATGGCCGTGCTGGTGCAGGCGCCGAAGACCGGCCTGCGCACGGTCGAGGACGTGCTGGAAGCGGGCAAGTAA
- a CDS encoding 1-acyl-sn-glycerol-3-phosphate acyltransferase — translation MTSTVELPLWLFVLIVLFAAVTFASHFLFPSVRWFFRRRMERVVARLNERLARPIEPFKLARRYDMIQRLIYDPEVARAVADHAREEGIPENVAFEQARRYAREIVPSFSATAYFGIAIKAARWLSQSLYRVRLGHYDEEEFRHVDREATVVFVMNHRSNMDYVLVTWLAAERTALTYAVGEWARVWPLSRLIKAMGAYFIRRRPRNDLYRRVLARYVGMATEGGVTQAIFPEGGLSLDGALARPRLGLLKYIVEEHESGGRDVVFVPVAVNYDRVFEDRILVAAGQKGERRFQARISVVAKFIVKQFWLRLTGRYHRHGYAAASFGAPLSLEQFEAETPGATVEDLGRRLMKRIGEEVPVLPVPAVAHVLIAADGPVTRHEIERQIAAMVEVLPGTRMQLPRDDTAYAVEVGLRNLRKRGMLVEDDQGITVNEDDRPVVAYYAKSIAHLLCTRSD, via the coding sequence ATGACATCGACCGTCGAGCTGCCCCTCTGGCTGTTTGTCCTGATCGTGCTGTTTGCCGCGGTCACCTTCGCCTCGCATTTCCTGTTTCCCTCGGTGCGCTGGTTCTTCCGCCGGCGGATGGAGCGTGTGGTGGCGCGGCTGAACGAACGGCTGGCGCGGCCGATCGAGCCGTTCAAGCTGGCCCGGCGCTACGACATGATCCAACGGCTGATCTATGACCCCGAGGTAGCCCGTGCCGTGGCCGATCATGCCAGGGAAGAGGGCATCCCCGAGAACGTCGCTTTCGAACAGGCCCGCCGCTACGCGCGCGAGATCGTGCCGAGCTTTTCCGCCACGGCCTATTTCGGCATAGCCATCAAGGCGGCGCGATGGCTGAGCCAGTCGCTCTATCGCGTGCGGCTGGGCCATTACGACGAGGAAGAGTTCCGCCATGTCGACCGCGAGGCGACGGTGGTCTTCGTGATGAACCACCGCTCGAACATGGATTACGTGCTGGTCACCTGGCTGGCCGCCGAGCGCACGGCGCTGACCTACGCGGTGGGCGAATGGGCGCGGGTCTGGCCGCTGAGCCGGCTGATCAAGGCGATGGGGGCCTATTTCATCCGCCGACGCCCGCGCAACGACCTCTACCGCAGGGTTCTGGCCCGTTACGTCGGCATGGCGACCGAAGGCGGCGTGACCCAGGCGATCTTTCCCGAAGGCGGCCTGTCGCTTGATGGGGCTCTGGCCCGCCCGCGGCTGGGCTTGCTGAAATACATCGTCGAAGAACACGAAAGCGGCGGGCGCGACGTCGTCTTCGTTCCCGTGGCGGTGAATTACGACCGGGTCTTCGAAGACCGGATCCTCGTGGCCGCCGGACAGAAGGGCGAACGGCGCTTTCAGGCCCGGATCAGCGTGGTGGCGAAATTCATCGTCAAGCAGTTCTGGCTTCGGCTGACCGGCCGATATCACCGTCATGGCTATGCCGCCGCCAGCTTCGGCGCCCCGCTGTCGCTGGAGCAGTTCGAGGCCGAGACGCCCGGTGCGACGGTGGAAGACCTCGGCCGCCGCCTGATGAAGCGGATCGGGGAGGAGGTTCCGGTTCTGCCCGTGCCGGCGGTCGCGCATGTTCTGATAGCGGCCGACGGGCCAGTGACGCGGCACGAGATCGAACGGCAGATTGCCGCGATGGTCGAGGTCTTGCCCGGAACACGGATGCAATTGCCCCGAGACGATACCGCCTACGCGGTCGAGGTGGGCCTGCGCAACCTGCGAAAGCGGGGCATGCTGGTGGAAGACGACCAGGGCATTACGGTGAACGAGGATGACCGCCCCGTTGTGGCCTATTACGCGAAGTCTATCGCGCATCTTCTTTGCACCCGCAGCGACTGA
- a CDS encoding GNAT family N-acetyltransferase, which produces MSNGPDTVTPILSPGFDRGERDHAARLFWQAFRDKLGPVLAPEEKALSFLSGALHPDFAISARDSEGRLLGLAGLKTARGGLVGGGWRDLARVYGWPGALWRGGALSLLERRVAPGTLLMDGIFVDEAARSRGIGSALLHAVKARAAADGMSSIRLDVVDSNARARALYERHGFVAGEVTHIGPLHHLFGFRSSTEMRCAVGAPVADCRNAAN; this is translated from the coding sequence ATGTCAAATGGGCCAGACACCGTGACGCCGATCCTGTCCCCCGGTTTCGACCGGGGGGAGCGCGACCACGCCGCGCGGCTGTTCTGGCAGGCGTTCCGCGACAAGCTCGGCCCGGTGCTGGCGCCCGAGGAGAAGGCGCTCAGTTTTCTTTCCGGCGCGCTGCACCCAGACTTCGCCATTTCCGCCCGCGATTCCGAAGGCCGCCTGCTCGGCCTCGCAGGTCTCAAGACGGCACGCGGCGGGCTGGTGGGCGGCGGCTGGCGCGATCTGGCCCGCGTCTATGGCTGGCCCGGAGCGCTTTGGCGCGGCGGGGCGTTGTCGTTACTCGAGCGGCGGGTCGCGCCCGGCACGCTGCTTATGGACGGGATTTTCGTGGACGAGGCAGCCCGCAGCCGCGGTATCGGCTCGGCCCTGCTGCACGCCGTCAAGGCCCGCGCGGCGGCCGACGGCATGTCGTCCATCCGCCTCGACGTGGTCGACAGCAACGCCCGCGCCCGCGCGCTTTACGAACGGCACGGCTTCGTTGCGGGGGAGGTCACCCATATCGGCCCGCTGCATCATCTGTTCGGTTTCCGCAGCAGTACCGAAATGCGCTGCGCTGTCGGCGCCCCGGTCGCCGATTGCCGCAACGCAGCGAATTGA
- a CDS encoding protein meaA, translated as MSQTQQAPERDRPWLIRTYAGHSTAEASNALYRSNLARGQTGLSVAFDLPTQTGYDSDHVLAKGEVGKVGVPVCHLGDMRTLFDQIPLEEMNTSMTINATAPWLLSLYIAVAEEQGADISKLTGTVQNDLIKEYLSRGTYICPPKPSLKMIGDVAEYCYKAVPKWNPMNVCSYHLQEAGATPEQELAYALGTAIAVLDELKPRVPAEDFPVLAGRISFFVNAGIRFVTEMCKMRAFVDLWDEILETRYGVDNPKFRRFRYGVQVNSLGLTEQQPENNVYRILIEMLAVTLSKKARARAVQLPAWNEALGLPRPWDQQWSMRMQQILAYETDLLEFDDLFENNPAVDAKVEALKDGARHELANLDSMGGAINSIEYMKSRLVDSNAERLNKIERNETVVVGVNKWTEGEPSPLQSEDGGILVVDPGVEADQIERLNAWRAERDDAAVKAALTALREAAAMGQNIMPASIEAAKAGVTTGEWAEQMRAVHGEYRGPTGVSGSPSNKTEGLEELRDAVDAVSDRLGRRLSFLVGKPGLDGHSNGAEQIAFRARDCGMAINYEGIRLTPEEIVKAAQEQEAHVVGLSILSGSHIPLVEDLMTRMKEAGLGDIPVIVGGIIPEEDARRLREMGVARVYTPKDFELNTIMMDIVTLADPQAVAAE; from the coding sequence ATGTCGCAGACGCAGCAAGCCCCCGAAAGAGACCGCCCCTGGCTGATTCGCACCTATGCCGGGCACTCCACCGCCGAGGCCTCGAACGCGCTCTATCGATCCAACCTCGCGCGCGGGCAGACTGGCCTTTCCGTGGCCTTCGACCTGCCCACCCAAACGGGCTATGACAGCGATCACGTGCTGGCCAAGGGCGAGGTCGGCAAGGTCGGCGTGCCGGTCTGCCACCTGGGCGACATGCGCACGCTGTTCGACCAGATCCCGCTCGAGGAGATGAACACCTCGATGACGATCAACGCCACCGCGCCGTGGCTTCTGTCGCTCTATATCGCGGTGGCCGAGGAGCAGGGGGCGGATATCTCGAAGCTTACCGGCACGGTGCAGAACGACCTGATCAAGGAATACCTCTCGCGCGGCACCTATATCTGCCCGCCGAAACCGTCGCTGAAGATGATCGGCGACGTGGCCGAGTATTGCTACAAGGCCGTCCCCAAGTGGAACCCGATGAACGTCTGCTCCTACCACCTGCAGGAGGCCGGCGCGACGCCGGAGCAGGAGCTTGCCTACGCACTGGGCACCGCCATTGCCGTGCTCGACGAGCTGAAGCCGCGCGTCCCGGCCGAGGACTTCCCGGTGCTCGCCGGTCGCATCTCGTTCTTCGTGAACGCGGGCATCCGCTTCGTCACCGAAATGTGCAAGATGCGCGCCTTCGTCGACCTCTGGGACGAGATCCTCGAAACCCGCTACGGCGTCGACAACCCCAAGTTCCGCCGGTTCCGCTACGGCGTGCAGGTCAACTCCCTCGGCCTCACAGAGCAGCAGCCGGAAAACAACGTCTACCGCATCCTTATCGAGATGCTGGCGGTTACGCTGTCGAAGAAAGCCCGCGCCCGCGCCGTGCAACTTCCGGCATGGAACGAGGCGCTGGGCCTGCCCCGCCCGTGGGATCAGCAATGGTCGATGCGGATGCAGCAGATCCTCGCCTACGAGACCGACCTTCTGGAATTCGACGATCTCTTCGAGAACAACCCGGCGGTCGACGCCAAGGTCGAGGCGCTGAAGGATGGCGCCCGCCACGAGCTGGCCAATCTCGACAGCATGGGCGGTGCGATCAACTCGATCGAGTACATGAAATCCCGCCTCGTGGACAGCAACGCCGAACGTCTCAACAAGATCGAGCGGAACGAGACCGTGGTCGTCGGCGTCAACAAGTGGACCGAGGGCGAACCATCGCCTCTGCAATCGGAGGATGGCGGCATTCTCGTGGTCGATCCGGGCGTCGAGGCCGACCAGATCGAACGTCTGAACGCGTGGCGTGCCGAGCGAGATGACGCAGCGGTGAAAGCCGCCCTGACCGCCCTGCGCGAGGCCGCGGCGATGGGGCAGAACATCATGCCCGCCTCCATCGAGGCGGCGAAGGCCGGGGTTACGACTGGCGAATGGGCTGAACAGATGCGCGCCGTGCATGGCGAATACCGAGGGCCGACCGGCGTGTCGGGCAGCCCGTCGAACAAGACCGAAGGCCTGGAAGAACTGCGCGACGCGGTCGACGCTGTGTCAGACCGGCTTGGTCGCCGCCTCTCTTTCCTGGTCGGCAAGCCAGGCCTCGACGGGCATTCCAACGGCGCCGAACAGATCGCCTTCCGCGCCCGCGATTGCGGGATGGCCATCAACTACGAGGGCATTCGCCTGACGCCCGAGGAAATCGTCAAGGCCGCGCAGGAGCAGGAGGCCCATGTCGTCGGCCTCTCGATCCTGTCGGGCTCGCATATTCCGCTGGTGGAAGACCTGATGACCCGGATGAAAGAGGCAGGCCTTGGTGACATTCCCGTCATCGTCGGCGGCATCATTCCCGAGGAAGATGCCAGGCGCCTTCGGGAAATGGGCGTCGCGCGGGTCTACACGCCCAAGGATTTCGAGCTGAACACCATCATGATGGATATTGTCACGCTCGCCGACCCGCAGGCGGTGGCGGCGGAATAA
- a CDS encoding DUF4168 domain-containing protein: MKFRSTLTMVIATASIALTGPALAQQQASMEVPEIAAEDVTSGQIASFVNAMIALERIRAEYQPQIQATEDTEERQKLAAEADEAAKAAVTETKGISPEEYIAIGRAANENKELADKITTRIVELRQKQQKRQTLQQPGVQEDGESTTDGETATE; the protein is encoded by the coding sequence ATGAAATTCCGATCGACGCTGACAATGGTGATCGCCACCGCGAGCATCGCCCTGACCGGGCCGGCGCTGGCGCAGCAACAGGCCAGCATGGAAGTGCCGGAGATCGCAGCCGAGGACGTGACCTCGGGTCAGATCGCGAGCTTTGTCAACGCCATGATCGCGCTCGAGCGCATCCGGGCGGAATACCAGCCGCAGATTCAGGCCACCGAGGACACGGAAGAGCGCCAGAAGCTCGCCGCCGAGGCCGACGAAGCCGCCAAGGCTGCCGTGACCGAAACCAAGGGCATCTCGCCCGAGGAATACATCGCGATCGGCCGTGCGGCGAACGAGAACAAGGAACTGGCCGACAAGATCACCACGCGGATCGTCGAGTTGCGCCAGAAGCAGCAGAAGCGGCAGACGCTTCAGCAGCCCGGCGTTCAGGAGGACGGCGAGAGCACCACTGACGGTGAAACGGCCACCGAATGA
- a CDS encoding GNAT family N-acetyltransferase: MSQTVTIRPVEPADKAHWATLWKAYLDFYETSVAQEVYDTTFERLCSSDHPDQNGLIALVDGTPVGLVHYIYHPHNWRIEEVCYLQDLYADPAVRGTGVGRKLIEAVYAAADAAGRPAVYWLTQDFNATARQLYDRIGVLTPFIKYNRK; the protein is encoded by the coding sequence ATGTCCCAGACCGTCACCATTCGCCCCGTCGAACCCGCCGACAAGGCCCATTGGGCCACGCTCTGGAAAGCTTATCTCGATTTCTACGAAACGTCGGTGGCTCAGGAGGTCTATGACACAACCTTCGAGCGGCTCTGTTCCTCCGATCATCCCGATCAGAACGGGCTGATCGCGCTGGTCGACGGGACACCGGTCGGCCTTGTCCACTACATCTACCATCCCCACAACTGGCGCATCGAGGAGGTCTGCTACCTGCAGGATCTCTACGCCGACCCGGCGGTGCGCGGCACCGGTGTCGGCCGCAAGCTGATCGAAGCCGTCTATGCCGCCGCCGACGCGGCCGGGCGCCCGGCGGTGTACTGGCTGACGCAGGATTTCAACGCCACCGCCCGCCAGCTTTACGATCGGATCGGCGTTCTGACGCCCTTCATCAAGTACAATCGCAAGTAA
- the deoD gene encoding purine-nucleoside phosphorylase yields MSIHIGASEGDIAECVLMPGDPLRAKWAAETFLSDLRQVNSTRGMLGFTGTWNGHPVTIQGSGMGMPSLSIYANELIRDYGAKRLIRIGSCGAMQAHVTLNDVIIAMTATSTTTPSSTMMREVNFAPCADFALLRAAVAAAEAKGTRTHVGNIYSSDTFYDERPDLTEQMTRHGILAVEMEAAELYSVAARHGAAALAVCTVSDHLQTGEALSAEAREQSFSDMVEIALTAAFPG; encoded by the coding sequence ATGTCCATCCATATCGGCGCCTCCGAAGGCGATATCGCCGAATGCGTCCTGATGCCGGGCGACCCGTTGCGTGCAAAATGGGCGGCCGAAACCTTCCTGTCTGACCTGCGGCAGGTCAACTCCACCCGCGGCATGCTGGGCTTCACCGGCACGTGGAACGGTCACCCCGTCACCATCCAGGGCTCGGGCATGGGCATGCCGAGCCTGTCGATCTATGCCAACGAGCTGATCCGTGATTACGGCGCCAAGCGGCTGATCCGCATCGGCTCCTGCGGGGCCATGCAGGCGCATGTGACCCTCAACGACGTCATCATTGCCATGACCGCCACAAGCACCACGACGCCGTCGTCGACCATGATGCGCGAAGTCAACTTCGCCCCATGCGCCGATTTTGCCCTCCTCCGCGCAGCCGTGGCTGCCGCAGAGGCGAAGGGCACGAGAACCCATGTCGGTAACATATATTCCTCCGACACCTTCTACGACGAACGTCCCGACCTGACCGAGCAGATGACCCGACATGGCATCCTCGCGGTCGAGATGGAGGCAGCCGAGCTCTACAGCGTCGCCGCCCGCCACGGCGCCGCCGCGCTGGCCGTCTGCACCGTCTCCGACCACCTCCAGACGGGTGAGGCGCTTTCGGCCGAGGCGCGCGAGCAAAGCTTCTCCGACATGGTCGAGATCGCCCTCACCGCCGCCTTTCCGGGCTGA
- a CDS encoding NAD(P)/FAD-dependent oxidoreductase, translating to MSKPLDIIVIGAGICGLSTAIWLRRAGHGVTLIDKDYPGAGASYGNAGLLAQWAIVPMNTPDLRKTAFNYLTSADSPLFMQWSALPTLMPWLWQFFRNATPAGNAHMTGALTHILTDSVAQHRALTKGTRAEDWIADSAFSYAYADRKAFEADAAGWEVKRRAGFVPEIVEGPAVQEIEPILGPETKCLAVLKDHGHILNPGAYMEALARVLEDEGGIYRQAEAQDIELTGGKVTAVLTDQGRLTCDRAVLAAGIWSKPLMRKLGLKVPLVAERGYHLHFTGPSQMPNNPMMMTQGKFAVNPMASGLRCAGTVELGDTTKGPSRGPRDLIARNVKRLFPALEYEDVEEWMGFRPSTPDSLPLIGEINGTGVHAAFGHQHIGLTAGPKTGRIVAALIGGQPPNIDLAPYDANRF from the coding sequence ATGTCCAAACCGCTCGACATCATCGTTATCGGCGCCGGCATCTGCGGCCTCAGCACCGCGATCTGGCTGCGCCGTGCCGGTCATGGCGTTACGCTGATCGACAAGGATTACCCGGGTGCGGGCGCTTCCTACGGCAATGCCGGGTTGCTTGCGCAATGGGCCATCGTGCCGATGAACACGCCGGACCTGCGGAAAACCGCGTTCAACTACCTCACCAGTGCCGACTCGCCGCTTTTCATGCAGTGGAGCGCGCTGCCCACGCTCATGCCGTGGCTCTGGCAGTTCTTCCGCAACGCCACGCCCGCGGGCAACGCCCATATGACCGGGGCGCTCACCCATATCCTGACCGACAGCGTGGCGCAGCATCGCGCGCTGACCAAGGGCACGCGGGCGGAAGACTGGATTGCCGACAGCGCCTTTTCCTATGCCTATGCCGACCGAAAGGCGTTCGAGGCCGACGCCGCCGGGTGGGAGGTCAAGCGTCGCGCCGGGTTCGTCCCCGAGATCGTCGAGGGCCCAGCCGTGCAGGAAATTGAGCCGATCCTGGGGCCGGAGACCAAATGCCTCGCAGTTTTGAAAGATCACGGCCATATCCTCAATCCCGGCGCCTACATGGAGGCGCTGGCCCGGGTGCTGGAGGACGAGGGCGGAATCTATCGCCAGGCCGAGGCGCAGGATATCGAGCTGACTGGCGGCAAGGTTACGGCCGTCCTTACCGATCAGGGCCGCCTAACCTGCGATCGCGCGGTGCTGGCCGCCGGGATCTGGTCGAAACCCCTCATGCGCAAGCTGGGTCTGAAGGTGCCGCTGGTGGCCGAGCGCGGCTATCACCTGCATTTCACCGGCCCTTCGCAGATGCCCAACAACCCGATGATGATGACGCAGGGCAAGTTCGCGGTGAACCCCATGGCCTCGGGCCTGCGCTGTGCCGGCACGGTCGAGCTGGGCGATACCACCAAGGGCCCCTCGCGCGGGCCGCGCGACCTGATCGCGCGCAATGTCAAACGCCTCTTCCCGGCGTTGGAGTATGAGGATGTCGAGGAATGGATGGGCTTCCGTCCCTCCACGCCCGACAGCCTGCCGCTGATCGGCGAGATCAATGGCACCGGCGTGCACGCCGCCTTCGGGCATCAGCATATCGGCCTCACCGCCGGGCCCAAGACCGGTCGGATCGTTGCCGCGCTGATCGGCGGCCAGCCGCCCAATATCGACCTCGCGCCTTACGACGCCAACCGCTTCTGA
- a CDS encoding PHA/PHB synthase family protein, producing MPADPVRLHAPEPEDRVEAPPCPAPAPAEDHPHRNIDRAMRAGMARATSGASPFAVAQAVTDWAMHLSRAPGRQLELAERAARNATRLGAYAFEHFKQDGTAPTPPFSPDQNDHRFAHAGWATLPFAMWQQGYLATRDWWDAATSGMPGVQSRNADRVNFMTRLLLDAVSPSNFPLTNPEVIEATRDTGGANLARGLQYFVEDLIEHAADMPPAPHNGFRIGETLACTPGKVVYRNDIFELIQYSPQTETVRPEPVLIVPAWIMKYYILDLSPQNSLINWLVGQGHTVFAISWCNPTAAQADLSLEDYRQRGVMAALDAVTTIVPDQKVHACGYCLGGTILSIAAATMARDGDDRFASITLLAAQTDFVEAGELLLFLDESQVAFLEDMMWDQGFLDRDQMASAFRLLRDEDLVWGRATRRYLMGQEDKQTDMGTWNADSTRMPARMHSEYLRGLFLENRLTAGRFAVDGRVIALKDIKAPLFVVGTEKDHIAPWRSVYKTKLFTDCDLDFLLTSSGHNGGIVSEPGHPHRHYRTGHRKAGALYMDPDTWLANHEVQDGSWWPVWGDWLASHSGAPVAPPRMGAPAKGFPTLCAAPGTYVQQT from the coding sequence ATGCCCGCAGACCCTGTACGCCTTCACGCACCCGAACCCGAAGACCGGGTAGAAGCCCCGCCTTGCCCGGCCCCGGCACCGGCCGAGGACCACCCCCACCGCAACATCGACCGGGCGATGCGCGCAGGCATGGCACGTGCTACCAGCGGCGCCTCGCCCTTCGCGGTGGCGCAGGCCGTCACCGATTGGGCCATGCATCTCTCCCGAGCGCCGGGGCGGCAATTGGAGCTGGCCGAACGCGCCGCGCGCAATGCCACACGGCTCGGGGCCTATGCCTTCGAGCATTTCAAGCAGGATGGCACCGCCCCCACGCCACCTTTCTCTCCCGACCAGAACGATCACCGCTTCGCCCATGCCGGCTGGGCCACGCTGCCCTTTGCCATGTGGCAGCAGGGCTACCTTGCCACCCGCGACTGGTGGGATGCCGCGACCTCCGGCATGCCCGGTGTGCAGTCGCGCAATGCCGACCGGGTCAATTTCATGACCCGGCTGTTGCTCGACGCCGTCTCGCCCTCGAACTTTCCGCTGACGAACCCGGAAGTGATCGAGGCCACGCGCGACACGGGGGGCGCCAACCTTGCCCGCGGCCTGCAGTATTTCGTCGAAGACCTGATCGAACACGCCGCCGACATGCCGCCTGCGCCGCATAATGGTTTCAGGATCGGCGAAACGCTAGCCTGCACGCCGGGCAAGGTGGTCTATCGCAACGATATCTTCGAGCTGATCCAGTATAGCCCGCAGACCGAGACCGTCCGCCCCGAGCCGGTTCTGATCGTCCCGGCCTGGATCATGAAGTACTACATCCTCGACCTCAGCCCGCAGAACTCGCTCATCAACTGGCTGGTGGGGCAGGGGCATACCGTCTTCGCGATCTCGTGGTGCAACCCGACCGCCGCCCAGGCCGATCTCTCGCTTGAGGACTACCGCCAGCGCGGTGTGATGGCCGCGCTCGATGCCGTCACCACCATCGTGCCTGACCAAAAGGTGCATGCCTGCGGATACTGCCTCGGCGGTACCATCCTGTCGATCGCGGCGGCCACCATGGCCCGCGATGGCGATGATCGGTTTGCCTCGATCACGCTGCTTGCGGCCCAGACCGATTTCGTCGAGGCGGGCGAGCTGCTGCTTTTCCTGGATGAAAGCCAGGTCGCCTTTCTCGAAGACATGATGTGGGATCAGGGCTTTCTCGACCGCGACCAGATGGCGAGTGCCTTCCGGCTTCTGCGCGACGAAGACCTCGTGTGGGGCCGCGCCACCCGCCGCTACCTGATGGGGCAGGAAGACAAGCAGACCGATATGGGCACGTGGAACGCCGATTCCACGCGCATGCCGGCCCGGATGCATAGCGAATACCTGCGCGGGCTGTTCCTTGAAAACCGGCTGACGGCGGGGCGCTTCGCGGTCGATGGCCGGGTCATCGCGCTCAAGGATATCAAGGCGCCGCTTTTCGTCGTCGGCACAGAGAAAGATCACATTGCGCCATGGCGCTCGGTCTACAAGACCAAGCTCTTCACGGATTGCGATCTCGATTTCCTATTGACCAGCAGCGGCCATAATGGCGGCATCGTCTCTGAACCGGGCCACCCCCACCGGCATTACCGCACCGGTCACCGCAAGGCCGGGGCGCTCTACATGGATCCGGACACGTGGCTCGCCAACCACGAGGTGCAGGACGGGTCGTGGTGGCCCGTCTGGGGCGACTGGCTTGCCAGCCATTCAGGAGCGCCGGTGGCGCCGCCGAGGATGGGCGCGCCCGCAAAGGGCTTCCCAACGCTGTGCGCGGCACCGGGAACCTACGTGCAACAAACCTGA